aaatggaaaaaaaaaaaagaaaagaagaccacCCAGGTCCAAGGTGGAGTCACTTGCCCACAGGATAGCAATCTAAGACTTAATTGGAGTTTCAACTTTTCCAGGAGTggaattttgttattatttttttaacctttaatttttttgaaaaaaaaattatttttgtgtgtgatctgaattttttgtaaagatttttatttatttttttgacagagaccaagagaacacaagcagagggagcagcagagggagagtcaggtcctggctgagcagggagcccagtgtggggctccatcccaggaccccgagatcatgagttgagccaatggcacccaggtgccccaaggagtggaattttatttatttatttatttatttaacttttttatgttcagttagccaacatatagtagtataccattagtttttgatgtagtgttcaacgactcattagttgtgtataatacccagtgctcatcacaacatgtgccctccttaatgcccatcatccagttactccatccccgcccccgcccctccccgctccTCCCCTCtgtaaacctcagtttgtttcctggagtccagagtctctcatggtttgtcaaGGAGTGAAATTTTAAACCAATCAATCtggaattttctggtcagcacAAAATGAGGTAATCTATGGCATGGACCATTGCCCCTCACtcccaaaggaagatgaggttATCTTCATAATAAAGCCCCTGCTTTATTTTGACCTTGCGAGGACAAAagtttcttttgctaataacttctTTGCTCCACCCTGCTTTCTATAAAAGCTTCCCATTTGGTATACATCCTTAGAGCTCACCTTTACCTACAAGATGGGATTCTGCCCGATTCATGAATagattaataaagccaattagatctttcaAATTTACTGGgttaaatttttattacttagCAGAACCTTTAGGTTAAAAGGTAATTGAAAGACATATTAGCCAGTCACAAAGGCTTATTGAATCCTGAAACAAATGGTATCCAAATAATCACTTGATTTTGATTTTCGCCCCCCCCCCCTTAGAGAGGGTTGGtagggggaggcgcagagggagagacaatcttaGGCAGATTCCAAGCTGAGCAGAGTGATCTCATGACCCGGACATCAtggatctgagccaaaatcaagagtcagatgcttagctgactgagccacccaggaacccctgattttcatgatttttaaatagttactaatttaattttaaatgaaataatgtttctGTGTTTATGGGGGGGGGATGAAGAGCCCTATTTCAGAGACGCATGTTGAAATAATGTTTAGTTCTAACGGGCAGATACTCATTGAAGGTGGATGAGTACAGTTCTCTCTACTTTTGTATGTACTTGGAACCccataattttgtaaaaaatgaaattcaaataatCTTAAAGAGGTAAAGTTGAAAACCTTTATCAGAATAACAACCTTATTTTTTATGTCCAATATGCTCTTGTAAGATTCCCAGGAATTTATAAGTTTGTGACTTATGAAAATTAcctgtgaaaaaaataatttttatatttgttaatcTGTTACCTGGAAATATAATTAGACATGTTTCAAtttctaaatgaaattaaatatgaatatatagtgaagaaatgaaaactgagaacGTTACTGATTCCCAGTCATGTTCACAAATATTTCcagattaaaaattaatgtaattttatttttgacagtgGGATCAGAGCGGCtataattaaaaatgatgtttatctgtattttctaagtTGCATTTAAGGCATTTGGATGCGCTGTTTAATTCTAGGcgttaaaaaacaagaaaaataaggagTGAAGCTTACCAACTGCTAATTTTACTGATACAAAATACTAACACATACGCCCCCATCTCCAATCCCGCAGGCAACAAAACCGCCCAAGTCGCGGTAGAAAAGCACAGGCGCAATAGCAAGCGATTAGTTGGAGGCGGGCCTAGAGCCTCGGCTAAAAGACAGCTCTTTAAGCCAATCAAAAGACAGCATCAGGGGCTTCTTCCTGTAAGAGGCGGCCGGAAGTCGGATTTCGGTTGCGGAGGCGAAGGCGGCTCCAGTGTAAACCCGGAGCCGAGGTGAGTGGGCGGCGACGACTTTGGGCTTCGTTCCGCGTGCATCTCTCCTCCCGGACCCCGCGCCTTCCTCAGGGCGGGCTGGGAATGGGGTAGGCCTGGTGCGGGGCGTATGCTCTCCGACTTTCCTCTCCCGCGTCCCTCCGAGGTCGCCGCCTCGCTGCTGCTCGTGGGGAGCCGGGTGGAAGGTGGCTTCGGCGCGGCAGGCTCGGGGCTTTCTCTGTGTGCGGAGGCCGAGCCAGACCGCGGGTTGGGAGACCCGAGTTCTGGTCCTGCGCGCCGCTGGTTTGCTAAGCTGTGGGGAGTTGGCGAGTCCTTTAGCCTCCGGCCTTTGTCAACTGCCCGTGAGCATCCCCGCCCTCCCTCCTCAGGCGGTGATCCTGAAATCGGCTGAGTTAGTGGGGCGCGGAGGAGGCCGGCCGACCCCAAGCCTCCTGGTCACTTCATgtggagagtttttaaaaagccgCTTTCCAGCGACCGCATTCGCCGTAAATGAAACCAGTCACATGTCTGGGGGCGGGATCCTGGAACACCGTCCTTTTTTGGTTAAGCGTCTAGCTTAAAACATGCCCTATGGAAGGTTGACTCTGGAGTCGGATAACCCACTGTAACGCTTGGCGCTGGCTTTACAAAAGACCTTGCCTCTGAAAAGCTCATTCGAGAGAAGCGATGCAGGTACACGCATAACTTCTGTGGTATGTCAAGTTCCTGTACTTCGCTGACTTAGAGCTTGTACTGAGTAACGAAAAGGACAGGGATAAGAATTCTTGCTGTGCTTTTtactagccttttttttttttcttttaaagattttttttttcttttaaagattttatttatttgacagagatgacaggcaggcagagaggctgacagagagagagaggaggaagcaggctccccgctgagcagagagcccagtgcggggctcgatcccaggaccccgggatcatgacctgagccgaaggcagaggctttaacccactgagccacccaggtgcctctttacTAGCCTTTTGATCTGGTGCCAAACCCTTGCCCTCGTTGAGACTCGGGATCCTCCTCTGTAAATGAAGTTGACGGTAGTACTTAATTTATAGACTTTGTAGGAAGACAGAGGATTTAAAACGTACCTGCGACGGAGTTGGCCCTTGGAAAATGGCAGCTTGAAGAGAGGAATGCCCGTGGTGTTGGGAAGCACGAAACAGGACCCCCCCAACTGAAAGATGCCTGAGGGAGGTGAAACTTGGGCTCtctaaaattgtttttgaaataacCAGATCGGCGCTAATTGCATGATTTTGGTAGTAAGGGAACGTTCTTATTTGAGGGAGACCACTAAGGCAAGTGAGgggaaatgttaacattttgagaGCTGGGTGAAGAATATGGAATGTTCTTTATACTTTTCATTCAACTTTCTGTAACTCTGAATTTATGTTAAAAAGTTGTTTATCACTGATTGCAGTTATCCTGTGTTGTAAACAGGACACAGTGTTTTTAACCCTGCCCCCATGAAGTTTTACCAGTTTTTTTCCTTAAGGGCTGCATTGTGTTATATAGAAATACTTTATGCAGTCATATTGTTGAAGTCATGGATTATTTCCGACTTCTTCTCTTTTCAAGCATCGCTGCATTAAACACCCCTAATGCACATTTTTATGTGCTTCTGATGTAGGAAAGAGGTTAGGATCTGAAGTTGTGGCTGCTGCTGCCTGCTGACCCAGGATTACGTGGAGCAAGTGGGTTTATACCTTGGGATTGGGAGAAATAAAGGGAAGttccaaaaggactttcatatgttaaagacGCACTGGACGCAGCTGGAGGAGTGTTATAATCTGCCTCTCTCAAGTATTTGTGgatgggctgcaggttataagaTTTAATTTTCTCTGCATTCCTCCTTTGTTCCCCACAtcactttctctcattttcttctttgggaATGTCATCCCAGTTTTAGAATCAGGCTCTTAGCTGTTCTGGCCCTGTAGGGAAACCAGTTGGGGTGCAAAGACCCCACTCACCTCAGTTCTCTCAGAAACCATCATTGCAACCACCCCACAACACTCTTGGGTACTGGGCAGGTAAAACCCAAGACATTATGGGAGAATTCTCACACACAACTGACAAGAAAGGAAacatatatttggaatttaattTGGCAGTATCAAAAGTTTAAATGGTAATATTCCTCGagccagcaattctacttctagaaatttTCCTATAAAAAATATTGGTAAGAGCGAtgtgggaaacagaaaaaaagtcctTGCTACCTACAGCTTGCTGACTAggccttgaaacaggcagagtgacattcctctaggaactcagctgccttaatgttaatactttgctaagggcagcCGGTAACCTTAGCccaacccccaggatcctgtgagtctactttaacatataaaaattctgttGGAAACCTCCTATGTTTCTACTCCCCAGTTATATGTTAGCAGTCATCCCCCAAGTATATGACCCACTGatgtacatctgaagggtctcttgactgagtttttactaaccagtaataaatgacctttcctaacaatagctagcctcctcagggtcctggaagccTTGTTTCCTGGAGGCTTACCCTATCCCTaactccctcccaacttgaaagtatttAATGGACCACTCCTCAGGACTCCAGtccagctctttctgtccatggGTTCTGTCCCCAaccttttgcaccaaagacgtctcaagaattctttcttggcccttGGCTCTGGACACCATCAAATCTGATCAAAAACATTCCAAAAGAACCACATCAAAAGGATAGTgtgacctctgctggaatccagTGCCTGTCACATGGAATGTGttataatatttgttgaatgatggAATATTTGAAATCTTGATAGTCTGTTAGATGAAAAGCATCGTTTTTAGAAATTTGCTTTTAGAAATGTATTAGTCTGAATATTTTCCTGCCTTTATTCAGCATACGCATTTTCCTTgtcctcttttgtttgtttttctaggttttaaaaaatagaggtaaaaaacaaaaacaaaactcatccaCGGGGTCTTTATTGAGGATCTTCTAGGTGTTGAGATGCTAGAGGTGGAGTTGTGTACAAGACAGGCAGTTCCTGAAGTCCTGGTGCTTTCCTTCCGGTGGGGATGGagtcagaaaatgtttttaaaaaatcaaaataaaatttctagtaTTTGCTCTTGGTTAGCTTGCAAGCATTTTCCTTTCCCAGAAGAATGggattgtgttttaattttgcttGTGATACATTTTCCTATATGTAATTTTTAGACTTATTTTTGGTAATTAGATCTGTTTGTCTTTTGTATTAGCCTCAAAACTTGGTAgttattttttgtctgttttccttgATAGGTTGTAAGCAACACTAGGATGGTGGGAGTGTTTTTTGTTTATCCTTGAAAGATAGTATAGTGTAGTGTTTGAGATCTTTAGGCCCTAGATCCTTTATTCCTTAATCTATGACTTTATGCAAGTGGttcaacctttctgagcctcaattgTCTCATCTCCAAAGTGGAAAGAGCAGTTtttctcacagccctgagaaaAGTAaactgtctggcacatagtatgtACACAGATACTAATCTGTTGTCAAAGTCATCATCCCTGGATACTCATTGTCCTGTATTAGAAGACAAACAATAAACAGTCAAAAGAGGGAATACACATTAAGTATGTTTGTACCTGTTTCCAAATTCCACTGATTTGGACCCCTCCTGAAATGAGTGAagttactcaacaaatatttatgaagattCTGTGTGCAAGGTTGTAGACATAGAACTATGATAAGAGTTCTTTCCCCATGGAACTTACAGTCTGGTCGGGGAGAGAAATCAAATACTGCTTCAGAggataaaagaagaaaggtaGGATCTGTTTTTGATTACTATTCCACTAAGTTATTTCTTTAGAGGTGACATTTTAAGCTACTGCCTGAAGCAGAGTAAAAAGCATATGGAAAGACCTCAGGCCAGAAGAAGTTGGTATAGTTATAAAATAGTGTAGAAATACTACATTAAAGACAGTACTGCTAGGATACAATGAAAGAGAAGGAATGATGGTTGAAAACAATTATGCTGGCTATTATGTGGAGGAACAGTAATGGAAGCAAAAAGATCCCTGGGGAAACGATTATATTCCTGGAGAAGAAATGGTGGCTTGGTCAGAATTGATGAACTTGAGATAGTGAAGGTGTGGAATCAACAGGACTTGATAGATTCGTGATGGTAGGGAGGAGAGGAGGTAATTCTTTTCCGGGGGAGGCGCGGTCTGAATGCTTTATGAGCCATCCAGAAGGAGTTCAGGCAGTCTGGATTGGAGGTAGAAACAGGGTTTCTCCACTTTGGCACAATTATTTTGTTGACATTTAGTGCTGGATAATTGTTGGGAGCGGTCATAGGCATTGTTAGTGTTTAGCAGCAACCCTAGCCTCTATCCATTAGATGCGGGTAGCACTCCATCGCCCAGTTGTGACAAGTAAAAATATCTCCAGACCTTGCCATTTATCTCCTGGTGGTCAAAATTGTTGtttgttgagaaccactggtagAAGTGGTGTTTTATAAAAGCCATGGAATTGACTGATACCAcccaagggaaaataaaaagcagagctcTAAAATTATTGGCTCACAGACCACAAAGATTGTTGTAGATAAGTTCTTTTTGAACCTACAGCACTTGACGATTTCTGGAATTAATTACCAGtatttaaaaactgagaaattctgggatgcctgagtggcttagttggttaagcggctgccttccgctcgggtcgtgatcccagcgtcctgggatcgagtcccacatcgggctccttcctcagcaggaagcctgcttctccctctgcctctgcctgccactctgtctgcctgtctgcctgtctgcctgtgctcactctctctgactggaaaaaaaaaaaaaaaaaagtaaaaactgagaGATCTACATAAAATACGGGTTTTTGCTGCCTTTTAAGAAATCAAGAAACTGAGAAACAATGAGTCTTCTTTCTCACATGAATGCTAATGGCTGGAGACTTTGAGATTTGGCTTGCATGTGCTTAATTCATATGAATTCCTGCCCCAGAGTGCTTCAGTGTTCTCCCCTTGGCACTTGAGTTTGTGATTCCCTAATTTAGAGTGAGGACAGGGCCTCAGAGCAACCCTCTGAGACAGGTCAGCATTAAAATTTGGGTAGCGGAATGGTGGTAGAGAAGATTGAGAGGGAGTGGCCAGTGAAGTAGGAAGAGAACCTAACTGGAGGCTCACAGAAGCCAAGGCAAAAGGGAAGTGTGTTGATAAAGAAATGACATAACTGGTGAGGGATATGGgatccagattttatttatagataaaaatacattacttaaatttttttgtgtgtcaatGAAAGTCTTAAGCAGAGAAGGAGAAGTCGGATGTTTAGCAATATAATGCTAATTAGAAAAAGATGGCAGCCTTTCCATGTTTTAGAAACTAAGATCATTTTGTCCTGGGCCCCAAACTtgccagggtgggggggggggaggaaaataCTGTCTGTAGTCACCCAAGGTGACAGGATTGTATTGTAGCTGTACTctaaatctttgttttatttccacaGGTTCTTGATCTTCCACTATGGGTGAGCCGCAACAAGTGAGTGCTCTTCCACCACCTCCAATGCAGTACATCAAGGAATATACAGATGAAAATATTCAGGAAGGCCTAGCTCCCAAGCCTCCACCTCCAATAAAAGACAGTTATATGATGTTTGGCAATCAGTTCCAATGTGATGATCTTATCATCCGCCCTTTAGAAAGCCAGGGCATTGAACGGCTTCATCCTATGCAATTTGATCATAAGAAGGAACTGAGAAAACTCAATATGTCTATTCTTATTAATTTCTTAGATCTCTTAGATATCTTGATAAGGAGCCCTGGGAGTATAAAACGAGAAGAGAAACTAGAAGATCTTAAGCTGCTTTTTGTACATGTGCATCATCTCATAAATGAATACCGACCCCACCAAGCAAGAGAGACATTGAGAGTCATGATGGAGGTGCAGAAACGTCAACGCCTTGAAACAGCTGAGCGGTTTCAGAAGCATCTGGAGCGAGTCATTGAGATGATTCAGAATTGCCTGGCTTCTTTGCCTGATGATCTGCCTCATTCAGAAGCAGGGATGAGAGTAAAAACTGAACCAATGGATGCTGATGATAGCAACAATTGTACTGGACAGAATGAACAGCAAAGAGAAAATTCAGGTCATAGGAGAGACCAGATTATAGAGAAGGATGCTGCCCTGTGTGTCCTAATtgatgaaatgaatgaaagaccatgaaggatatttcttttcttttcttttcttttttttttttttgcttttctccttttcttttcagtaaatgtCATATATTCGTTATTTTGCTTTTGGAGAGTCTTAAAAGAGATATAACTAGAAGTCATGTGAACGGCTTGACTCCTACTTCATCATTTAGGAGGCATTACTGTCTGTAAGTGGCAAGCATAGGCAaatgattatatatgtatacattaagAGTAATCACCTTAAAAAGGAAGGTTCTGCGATTGTGTGAAACGTTCTTGGATTTGGAGTTGCAGAAAACATTGAAGATCTCAGTAATAGCAAGCTTTCATCTTTGAAAACTAGATTTGTCGGTTGCTTTAAGAATGATAGATAAATAAAGGATATCAAGCTGTATAAAtgtgaaattataaaatcttcagatttacttttcttaaaaacttaCTTGATCTCTAAAAATGTGGTATAACATGTTAAAAGAGAGGAACCCATAGAGTTATAAAacagcaattttatttttcctcttgacTGCTTCTGTAAATAGACTATCTCAGCTTCTTGTTCCTACCCTGGGTAGGTCTATTAACTTTTTTCCAGTTACTCAGATAATAAATCTTTTGATTACTTTTTGTTACATTCattttggtaaaatgtctatgtAATTAGCTGTGCATTTCCTTCGAAGCTATACTCGGACTCGCGAAGGCTGGAAGCCTGCAATGGGAAGGGAACTGGTAACGGACCGTTGGATTGTGTACTGGAGATGCTTGTTCCCCTGAGATGTGGCTGCCAGGGTCTGTGTTTTTTCACTCCTCTTGGGTCTACATTTAGCAATGGAACTAAGTTCTTAGCAATGAAATATGGGTCCATCACTGAGAAAGATAGTATCTTTTCCAGATACCTACTTTTCTTACCCAGTTCTTGgtataccacccttcagggattTGTTCTGTTGAGGTTTCTAGTCTTAGAGCTGGCAAAGTTCAGTTTAATGTGGCCACAGGCCTATTCTGTATGTGAAACATTCCTGCATCCTTTTCTTAAATCTCGGGAGTGTAGACTCTTGCCAAGTAGATGCCTCTCTATTGGGCAGCTAGTTGgccaattttttattttcctgtatatGTTTAATACAGATTTTGGGACACTAGGGACACAGTCCAGGCTCTCGAGATTAAATTGAAGGGGGAGAGGAGCCCCCATATGCTTATGGGGGAGCAGCTGGATGTTGCACAACACTTGAACAACTTTCCAAAGAAGTCTCTTTCCTATGGCCTTAACCATTTTATAACTTTGAGGGTGTTGGGCTAGGAGGTACTAAACCAATTTTTGGCTGCTTTACAATTCTGGAAAAAACAGGTAACGTTATAAGAGTCACAACATAGTTTGTATAAGAGTGTGTATATGTAGGGAGGATTAGGGGTCAAAATTCCACAAGGAATCTTAAATTCTGACTTTTGGAGGATATAATCTTGGAGGTCCTGGGTGGCACTTGCCCAAAACTAAGTGAGAGTTCTAATGTGAACTGTAATTAGAATGAGATTTGGGAACACTAGTGGTCTGATAGTTGTTAAAAGTTTCAAAGTTAGTTTTTTGATCTTGTGAGGGTCAAATACATCTCTGCCTACCTAGTTACAGTGAGTATTCCTGATAGACTGATTCCTCAAAGTGAAATCTCTCGAATAGCCTGGCATCTCTTAAAATTACTGATTCTCAGACTACAGAGATTTTGATATCATTGTTATGGAGTGGGGCTTTGGCACTGGTTTTAAGAAATCTCTAGATGGCCTGACTGTGCAGTGTGTTAAAGAAATAGTataggcgcgcctgggtggctaagtgggtttaagcctctgccttcggcttgggtcatgatcccagggtcctgggattgagccccgaattgggctctctgctcagcagagagcctgcttcccctccttctctctctgcctacctctctgcctgcttgtgatctttgtcaaataaataaaaatcttaaaaaaaaatattagtacaCTCTGCTCAACCTAGTTGAAGGAAAaagaccaatttttaaaaaaaaataaccatgttGCATGATTGAAGGATAAATTGAACAAACTATGAAGAGAACTGGGAGGATTTCCAGGGCAACTGAGATTCAAACTCAATTCAGATCTCTTCActgtttctcctgttttctttccgTTAGCTCCATTCTCTTTACAAACCAGCCTTATCGTGAATGGATGGAGAACATGGCTGCTAGCAGTTCTCGTGTTAAGTCTTTGTGCACCACTGTCGGAAAAAAGGAAGACTAATTATTAACCAGGCCAGAGGGGGAATTAGGGGTGGTATTTCTGATTCCAGCTGGGCCTATCAGTTGGGGCCTGAATCCTCTAAGAATTTGGTAGTCACCCAAATGTCCATGTATGGGAGAAGGTAGTTCATTCTCAGGAAAGGAGGTGCTGAGTTGGTCATGTTGTAGATATCCACTAGAAATTGAGCGCACACaaatttttgataaaaataagcAGATTGTGCATATTTATATTCCCAAACTCCCCACCATcactattcacttatttattgtaTTCATTTAGTGAAAAGTGCGGTCTTCCACCTGACACTGGTCTAGTTACCAGGGAAATGGAGAGTGTggaggaaaatggaagaaagataaacaagaaaacaagtgAATTGGTTTTTGAAGGTCTAAGTTTGTGTTTTAACTATCCAGCCATTACAACACTCAGAAGAATCTTGATTCTAATTTTACTACTATTGCCTGTTTAAAATTCCTTGTCCATATTATCTTTTTTCAAGTTATGTTTACATGTACACATTTGTTAAGGGCTTTAGAAGGGAGCTTCATCTGTGCTGGGCTGTATTTCAAAGAAAAGTCCTGTGCTAGGTTCTGAGGTCACTGGAGATAGCAAGTACAAGTGTCTTGTGAGGAAATAAAAGCATGATTTGGGTGAGAAAGGCTATTAATGGCTGCAACATAGGGAAGAGTTTGGAGCTAGAGAAGCAGATGGAGGGCAGATTATAAGCATTAGAAGGTCAAGGGAAGACGTTTGCTTTATCCTAAATAAGATGGGAAATCAATGGCAAATACACAGAGAGCTTTGCTAGTGCTGTTGTAATTACTTTATATACATAAATTCGTTTTTTTCCTCACAGCTTCCCAATGAAATCAGTATGACTTTTTACATCTATATGACACATAAGGAAGCAGAGGTTCAGAGATGTTACgtaatttacccaaggtcaccAAGCTAgtgagaggcagagctgggattgaaACCTAGTTTCAAAGCCTAAGCACTCAACTTCTATACTTGAGCACATTTGTACTTCATCATATAATTAATAAGTCATAATGGAGCCTAGACTGGGATCCCATATTTTGACCTTAAAGTCCATGCTCAAGACACTACACAATACTGGGCTAAGGGAGGAACAGATTTGTAAACGAAAATGATGAGCTTCCTTTGAACATGTTAGGGCATTTATGTCAGACTCTGCAGGTATCTTGAGATACCTGCCGTT
This genomic interval from Neovison vison isolate M4711 chromosome 1, ASM_NN_V1, whole genome shotgun sequence contains the following:
- the MED7 gene encoding mediator of RNA polymerase II transcription subunit 7, translated to MGEPQQVSALPPPPMQYIKEYTDENIQEGLAPKPPPPIKDSYMMFGNQFQCDDLIIRPLESQGIERLHPMQFDHKKELRKLNMSILINFLDLLDILIRSPGSIKREEKLEDLKLLFVHVHHLINEYRPHQARETLRVMMEVQKRQRLETAERFQKHLERVIEMIQNCLASLPDDLPHSEAGMRVKTEPMDADDSNNCTGQNEQQRENSGHRRDQIIEKDAALCVLIDEMNERP